One Actinosynnema pretiosum DNA segment encodes these proteins:
- a CDS encoding DEAD/DEAH box helicase, whose protein sequence is MSSASRSPAEAYAESRRRASRPQLTDFLSVVSFELDPFQLRACEFLEDGHGVLVCAPTGAGKTVVGEFAVHLALAEGRKCFYTTPIKALSNQKYADLCARYGQDKVGLLTGDTSVNGDAPVVVMTTEVLRNMLYAGSSTLNSLGYVVMDEVHYLADRFRGPVWEEVILHLPESVRLVGLSATVSNAEEFGEWLVTVRGDTAVVVDEHRPVPLWQHMLAGPRMFDLFADDVADTHVKINPQLLRQVEDLARFHVPWTRGRGNKGGRPPRSTGFKPPSRVDVIQRLDAAGLLPAIVFVFSRAGCDAAVNQCVRYGLRLTTPDEVEVIRRIVDEKTRDLPQDDLMVLGYWEWREALERGIASHHAGLLPAFKETVEELFVRGLVKAVFATETLALGINMPARTVVLEKLVKYNGEAHVDLTPGEYTQLTGRAGRRGIDVEGHAVVVWQPGVDPKAVGGLASTRTYPLRSSFRPGYNMAVNLVHRLGAPAARDLLEQSFAQFQADRSVVGLARRIERNREALAGYAESMSCHLGDFTEYASLRRRVTDREKALARQNTSASRAETAASLERLRKGDVIAVPSGRRTGLAVVIDPGLEPLGEPRPFVVTEDRWAGRLTSADFPLPVEVLGKVRLPKQVDTRSPRSRRDLAATLRNTGLVAPSARKRRSTADDDAELATLRRALRAHPCHGCEKREEHARWGERYHRLLAETEQTERKVAATTHSLAREFDRIRGLLRERGYLEVVEDEPESEGGAVFEAPGEGAVSEGGASEGAASGGGAEGEPGQRKRRVVRRAGQERVSGGPGRRGGERVTEHGRRLTRLYSESDLLAAECLRHGVWKGLAPEELAAVVSSLVYEARRDGPMETRLPPGKVSDAMTATARLWAELEDDERRHRLDRTRQPDPGFAWAVYRWARGESLERVLGTTDTGGTELGAGDFVRWCRQVVDFLDQIRDVVGGGDPVGAAARKAVDALRRGVVALATV, encoded by the coding sequence GTGTCAAGTGCTTCCCGGTCCCCGGCCGAGGCCTACGCGGAATCCCGCCGCCGCGCTTCCCGGCCCCAGTTGACCGACTTCCTCTCGGTGGTCTCCTTCGAGCTCGACCCGTTCCAGCTGCGCGCCTGCGAGTTCCTGGAGGACGGCCACGGCGTCCTGGTGTGCGCGCCCACCGGCGCGGGCAAGACCGTCGTCGGCGAGTTCGCCGTGCACCTCGCCCTCGCCGAGGGGCGGAAGTGCTTCTACACCACGCCGATCAAGGCGCTGTCGAACCAGAAGTACGCCGACCTGTGCGCCCGGTACGGCCAGGACAAGGTCGGCCTGCTCACCGGCGACACCTCGGTCAACGGCGACGCGCCCGTGGTCGTCATGACCACCGAGGTGCTGCGGAACATGCTGTACGCGGGCTCCTCCACCCTGAACAGCCTCGGCTACGTGGTCATGGACGAGGTGCACTACCTCGCCGACCGCTTCCGCGGCCCGGTCTGGGAGGAGGTCATCCTGCACCTGCCCGAATCGGTGCGGCTGGTGGGCCTCTCGGCCACGGTGAGCAACGCCGAGGAGTTCGGCGAGTGGCTCGTCACCGTCCGGGGTGACACCGCGGTGGTGGTGGACGAGCACCGGCCGGTGCCGCTGTGGCAGCACATGCTGGCCGGTCCGCGCATGTTCGACCTGTTCGCCGACGACGTCGCCGACACCCACGTCAAGATCAACCCGCAGCTGCTGCGCCAGGTCGAGGACCTGGCCCGCTTCCACGTGCCGTGGACGCGCGGCCGGGGCAACAAGGGCGGCCGTCCGCCGCGCTCGACCGGGTTCAAGCCGCCGTCGCGGGTCGACGTCATCCAGCGGCTCGACGCGGCCGGGCTGCTGCCCGCGATCGTGTTCGTGTTCAGCCGGGCGGGCTGCGACGCGGCGGTGAACCAGTGCGTGCGGTACGGCCTGCGCCTGACCACGCCCGACGAGGTCGAGGTCATCCGCCGGATCGTCGACGAGAAGACCCGCGACCTGCCCCAGGACGACCTGATGGTCCTCGGCTACTGGGAGTGGCGCGAGGCGCTGGAGCGCGGCATCGCCAGCCACCACGCGGGCCTGCTGCCCGCGTTCAAGGAGACGGTGGAGGAGCTGTTCGTGCGCGGCCTGGTCAAGGCCGTGTTCGCCACCGAGACCCTCGCGCTCGGCATCAACATGCCCGCGCGGACGGTGGTGCTGGAGAAGCTGGTCAAGTACAACGGCGAGGCGCACGTCGACCTCACGCCGGGCGAGTACACGCAGCTCACCGGGCGCGCGGGGCGTCGCGGCATCGACGTCGAGGGGCACGCCGTGGTGGTGTGGCAGCCCGGCGTCGACCCGAAGGCGGTCGGCGGGCTGGCGTCCACCCGCACCTACCCGCTGCGCTCCTCGTTCCGGCCCGGCTACAACATGGCCGTCAACCTGGTGCACCGGCTCGGCGCGCCCGCCGCCCGCGACCTGCTGGAGCAGTCGTTCGCCCAGTTCCAGGCCGACCGGTCGGTGGTGGGGCTGGCCAGGCGGATCGAGCGCAACCGGGAGGCGCTGGCCGGGTACGCGGAGTCGATGTCCTGCCACCTCGGGGACTTCACGGAGTACGCGTCGCTGCGCCGCAGGGTCACGGACCGGGAGAAGGCGCTGGCCAGGCAGAACACCTCGGCCAGTCGCGCGGAGACCGCCGCGTCGCTGGAGAGGCTGAGGAAGGGCGACGTCATCGCGGTGCCGTCCGGGCGGCGGACCGGGCTGGCGGTGGTGATCGACCCAGGGCTGGAGCCGCTGGGCGAGCCGAGGCCGTTCGTGGTCACCGAGGACCGGTGGGCCGGGCGGTTGACCTCGGCGGACTTCCCGCTGCCGGTCGAGGTGCTGGGGAAGGTGCGGCTGCCGAAGCAGGTCGACACCCGGTCGCCCCGGTCGCGGCGGGACCTGGCGGCGACGCTGCGGAACACGGGGCTGGTCGCGCCGAGCGCGCGGAAGCGGCGGTCCACGGCGGACGACGACGCCGAGCTGGCGACGTTGCGGCGGGCGCTGCGGGCGCACCCGTGCCACGGGTGCGAGAAGCGCGAGGAGCACGCCCGGTGGGGGGAGCGGTACCACCGGCTGCTGGCCGAGACGGAGCAGACGGAGCGGAAGGTCGCGGCCACGACGCACTCGTTGGCGCGGGAGTTCGACCGGATCCGGGGGTTGCTGCGGGAGCGCGGGTACCTGGAGGTCGTGGAGGACGAGCCCGAGTCCGAGGGCGGGGCTGTGTTCGAGGCTCCCGGTGAGGGGGCGGTTTCCGAGGGCGGCGCTTCTGAGGGGGCTGCTTCCGGGGGCGGCGCTGAGGGCGAGCCAGGGCAGAGGAAGCGGCGGGTCGTGCGGCGGGCTGGGCAGGAGCGCGTCTCGGGTGGGCCCGGCAGGAGGGGCGGGGAGCGGGTCACCGAGCACGGCAGGCGGTTGACCAGGCTCTACAGCGAGTCCGACCTGCTGGCGGCGGAGTGCCTCAGGCACGGGGTGTGGAAGGGGCTGGCGCCGGAGGAGCTGGCGGCGGTGGTGTCGTCGCTGGTGTACGAGGCGCGCAGGGACGGGCCGATGGAGACGCGGCTGCCACCGGGGAAGGTCTCCGACGCGATGACCGCGACCGCGAGGTTGTGGGCGGAGCTGGAGGACGACGAGCGCAGGCACCGGCTCGACCGCACCCGGCAGCCCGACCCCGGTTTCGCCTGGGCGGTGTACCGGTGGGCGCGCGGCGAGTCGCTGGAGCGGGTGCTCGGGACCACCGACACGGGTGGGACCGAGCTGGGGGCGGGTGACTTCGTGCGCTGGTGCAGGCAGGTCGTCGACTTCCTCGACCAGATCAGGGACGTCGTCGGCGGCGGCGACCCGGTGGGCGCGGCGGCCCGCAAGGCGGTCGACGCGCTGCGTCGTGGTGTGGTCGCGCTGGCCACGGTCTGA
- a CDS encoding DUF4333 domain-containing protein has protein sequence MTSPYGPSGGNDPQQQWGQQPYGGGGYPGTPSGGFPAQQPGYGQPDPSQQHQQHQQQWGQQAPQGQPYPPQQQYPGTPGGGFDPNNPYGQQPQQPGYGQPGQYGQPGQFGGQPGQYGPPPPAKKSNGLIWGVVAAVVLIVAVVGIGGFVTPGWFNKKVLDNTSVQNGIVQVLKDDYKLDAKSASCSGEHEVKPNTTFECDVKVGDADKKVKITIKTSDGEYEVGQPTG, from the coding sequence ATGACCAGTCCGTACGGACCGTCCGGAGGGAACGACCCGCAGCAGCAGTGGGGCCAGCAGCCCTACGGCGGTGGCGGGTACCCCGGCACGCCGTCGGGTGGTTTCCCCGCTCAGCAGCCCGGTTACGGGCAGCCGGACCCCTCGCAGCAGCACCAGCAGCACCAGCAGCAGTGGGGCCAGCAGGCGCCGCAGGGGCAGCCTTACCCGCCCCAGCAGCAGTACCCCGGCACGCCCGGCGGTGGGTTCGACCCGAACAACCCGTACGGGCAGCAGCCGCAGCAGCCCGGTTACGGGCAGCCGGGTCAGTACGGGCAGCCTGGGCAGTTCGGCGGGCAGCCGGGGCAGTACGGGCCGCCGCCGCCCGCGAAGAAGTCCAACGGGCTGATCTGGGGCGTTGTGGCGGCCGTGGTGCTGATCGTGGCGGTCGTGGGCATCGGCGGGTTCGTGACGCCGGGGTGGTTCAACAAGAAGGTCCTGGACAACACGTCCGTGCAGAACGGGATCGTGCAGGTCCTCAAGGACGACTACAAGCTCGACGCGAAGAGCGCCAGCTGCAGCGGTGAGCACGAGGTCAAGCCGAACACCACCTTCGAGTGCGACGTGAAGGTCGGGGACGCGGACAAGAAGGTG